Proteins from one Victivallis lenta genomic window:
- the yfcE gene encoding phosphodiesterase, producing MKVLFFSDVHGSPESVTLLRRQIDRLAPEQLVLLGDVLYHGPRNPLRPDYAPQLVVEQLNGLKERITAVRGNCDSEVDQMLLAFPIMSEYATLLADGRRFFLTHGHHWGPGNPPPLPAGAVLACGHTHIPQLEVLENGIVAFNPGSVSLPKGGCKASFGVYEDGTLRICELESGDEMMSMQLQQS from the coding sequence ATGAAGGTTCTGTTTTTTTCGGACGTTCACGGTTCACCGGAGAGCGTGACGCTGCTCCGGCGGCAGATTGACCGGCTGGCTCCGGAGCAGCTGGTCCTGCTGGGCGATGTGCTTTATCACGGGCCGCGGAATCCGCTGCGGCCCGACTATGCGCCGCAGCTGGTGGTCGAACAGCTGAACGGGCTGAAAGAGCGGATCACGGCAGTGCGCGGCAATTGCGACAGTGAAGTCGATCAGATGCTGCTGGCGTTCCCGATCATGTCGGAGTACGCGACGCTGCTGGCCGACGGGCGTCGTTTCTTCCTGACGCACGGCCATCATTGGGGGCCCGGCAATCCGCCGCCGCTGCCGGCCGGGGCTGTGCTTGCCTGCGGGCACACCCATATTCCGCAGCTCGAGGTGCTGGAGAACGGCATCGTCGCCTTCAACCCCGGTTCTGTCTCGCTGCCGAAAGGCGGTTGCAAAGCGAGCTTCGGTGTTTACGAAGACGGAACGCTCCGGATCTGCGAACTGGAGTCCGGCGACGAAATGATGTCGATGCAGTTGCAGCAATCGTAA
- the lysS gene encoding lysine--tRNA ligase, with the protein MSEENLAPAAGQAESGAVEQEMNNLMQQRMLKVRELREAGVEPFGRAFPGAQMIGDVRDTAAPAEGEEFGPVVTVAGRLMAKRGMGKSIFADLKDSSGKIQLFVGKSEIGDDAFAMFKKLDIGDIIGISGPTFVTRMGELTVRVKECTLLSKSLRPLPEKFHGLQDVEQRYRQRYLDLIMNDESFRVLKLRSRILAEIRNFMNDRGFLEVETPMLQPLAGGASANPFKTYYEALSSTMYMRIAPELYLKRLLVGGFEKVYELNRNFRNEGMDRRHNPEFTMMEVYQAYGDCRTMMELIESLVTTVAMKTVGTLKIDHGNGKVIDLTLPWRRATYNELCEEKGGADWFKITPEERVARGREMGLDIPDGMSDLDVTNELYEKMVEPTLIQPTFVCRLPVELLPLAKGCPDDPRYVDVFELGINGVEVAPAYSELNDPIIQRQRFMEQFERTKEEGDKLSDKVDEDFLNALEYGMPPAGGMGIGIDRLVMILTGAETIRDVLLFPQMRLKKQ; encoded by the coding sequence ATGAGTGAAGAAAATCTGGCCCCCGCGGCCGGTCAGGCCGAATCCGGCGCCGTCGAGCAGGAAATGAACAATCTGATGCAGCAGCGCATGCTGAAGGTCAGGGAACTCCGGGAAGCCGGCGTCGAGCCGTTCGGCCGCGCCTTTCCCGGAGCGCAGATGATCGGCGACGTCCGCGACACGGCCGCACCGGCTGAAGGCGAGGAGTTCGGCCCGGTCGTGACCGTTGCCGGACGGCTCATGGCCAAGCGAGGCATGGGCAAGTCGATTTTTGCGGACCTGAAGGACAGCTCGGGCAAGATCCAGCTTTTCGTCGGCAAGAGCGAAATCGGCGACGATGCCTTCGCCATGTTCAAAAAGCTCGATATCGGCGATATCATCGGCATCTCCGGTCCGACCTTCGTGACCCGCATGGGCGAACTGACCGTCCGGGTGAAGGAGTGCACGCTGCTTTCGAAGTCGCTGCGGCCGCTGCCTGAGAAGTTTCACGGGCTTCAGGATGTCGAGCAGCGTTACCGGCAGCGTTATCTCGACCTGATCATGAACGACGAAAGTTTCCGGGTGCTGAAGCTCCGCAGCCGGATTCTTGCCGAGATCCGCAACTTCATGAACGACCGCGGCTTCCTTGAGGTTGAGACTCCGATGCTGCAGCCGCTGGCCGGCGGCGCTTCGGCCAATCCGTTCAAGACCTATTACGAAGCGCTCTCGTCGACGATGTACATGCGCATCGCGCCGGAACTTTATCTGAAGCGGCTGCTGGTCGGCGGCTTCGAGAAGGTTTACGAGCTGAACCGAAACTTCCGCAACGAGGGCATGGACCGCCGTCATAATCCGGAGTTCACGATGATGGAGGTCTACCAGGCCTACGGCGACTGCCGGACCATGATGGAGCTCATTGAATCGCTGGTCACGACCGTGGCCATGAAGACGGTCGGCACGCTGAAGATCGATCACGGCAACGGCAAGGTCATCGATCTCACGCTGCCGTGGCGCCGCGCGACCTACAACGAACTCTGTGAAGAGAAGGGCGGGGCCGACTGGTTCAAGATCACGCCGGAGGAGCGCGTCGCGCGCGGCCGGGAGATGGGGCTCGACATTCCGGACGGGATGTCCGATCTCGACGTGACCAATGAGCTTTACGAGAAGATGGTCGAGCCGACGCTGATCCAGCCGACCTTCGTCTGCCGCCTGCCGGTCGAGCTGCTGCCGCTGGCAAAGGGCTGTCCGGACGATCCGCGTTATGTCGACGTGTTCGAGCTCGGCATCAACGGCGTCGAAGTCGCGCCGGCCTACAGCGAGCTGAACGACCCGATCATTCAGCGGCAGCGCTTCATGGAGCAGTTCGAACGGACGAAGGAGGAGGGCGACAAGCTCTCCGACAAGGTCGATGAGGATTTCCTCAACGCGCTTGAATACGGCATGCCTCCGGCGGGTGGCATGGGAATCGGCATCGACCGTCTGGTCATGATCCTGACCGGGGCGGAGACGATCCGTGATGTGCTGCTTTTCCCGCAGATGCGCCTGAAGAAGCAGTAA
- a CDS encoding sodium-translocating pyrophosphatase: protein MQWGMPAIWWSAPLAAILAILMAMVFYKKMMAASEGSERMKEIAGYVREGAMAYLWRQYKVVGFVFIALFVLFSLLALFHIQNPFVPVAFLTGGFFSGLCGYIGMKTATRASNRTAQAASEGLNRGLQVAFRSGAVMGMVVVGFGLIDICLWYLILDKLVYTPVHMAEGLSFLGMDIVSQGCTEAEKLVHITTTMLTFGMGASTQALFARVGGGIYTKAADVGADLVGKVEAGIPEDDPRNPATIADNVGDNVGDVAGMGADLYESYCGSILATAALGAAVAAQSGTFEAEQATKLVLAPMIVAGFGTFLSILGIGLVRCKEGASQKQLLRSLLTGTLGSSIFVLIALLFLIFLDFISWGVFGAVVSGLVAGVIIGQATEYYTSAEYKPTRGIAFQAQMGPATTIIDGLATGMYSAGLPVVTIVIGILCAFGFAGGFGDQAGAFAQGLYGVGFAAVGMLSTLGITLATDAYGPIADNAGGNAEMSGLPPEVRQRTDALDSLGNTTAATGKGFAIGSAALTALALLASFIEEAKIWIGKFDSGLGEGINVAEASKMSLLSFVDQYQLTIMNPLLLGGLFLGGMVAFLFCAMTMKAVGRAAGSMVEEVRRQFKDKPGIMEGKETPDYAKCVAISTAGAQREMILPSLLAIVIPVVTGLVLGIPGVMGLLAGGLATGFVLATMLNNAGGAWDNAKKYIENGAHGGKKLPDGSKNPTHGAAVIGDTVGDPCKDTSGPALNILIKLMSMVCIVFAPVIIKFSPTIQQWLGISGILQ, encoded by the coding sequence ATGCAGTGGGGCATGCCCGCAATCTGGTGGTCAGCGCCGCTGGCGGCAATTCTCGCCATTCTGATGGCCATGGTCTTCTACAAGAAGATGATGGCCGCCAGCGAAGGTTCCGAGCGGATGAAGGAGATCGCCGGTTACGTCCGCGAAGGCGCGATGGCTTACCTCTGGCGGCAGTACAAGGTGGTCGGATTCGTTTTCATCGCTCTCTTCGTCCTGTTTTCCCTTCTCGCGCTGTTCCATATCCAGAATCCGTTCGTGCCGGTCGCCTTCCTGACCGGCGGCTTCTTCTCCGGCCTCTGCGGTTACATCGGCATGAAAACCGCGACCCGCGCGTCGAACCGGACCGCGCAGGCAGCCAGCGAAGGATTGAACCGCGGGCTGCAGGTCGCCTTCCGTTCCGGCGCCGTGATGGGCATGGTCGTGGTCGGATTCGGCCTGATCGACATCTGCCTCTGGTACCTGATCCTCGACAAACTGGTTTATACGCCGGTCCACATGGCCGAAGGGCTTTCGTTCCTCGGCATGGACATTGTCTCGCAGGGATGCACCGAAGCTGAAAAACTCGTCCATATCACGACGACCATGCTGACCTTCGGCATGGGCGCTTCGACCCAGGCGCTCTTCGCCCGCGTCGGCGGCGGCATCTACACGAAAGCGGCCGACGTCGGCGCGGACCTCGTCGGCAAAGTCGAAGCCGGCATTCCGGAGGACGACCCGCGCAACCCGGCCACCATCGCGGACAACGTCGGCGACAACGTCGGCGATGTCGCGGGCATGGGCGCGGACCTTTACGAATCCTACTGCGGCTCGATCCTCGCCACTGCGGCTCTCGGCGCGGCAGTCGCGGCCCAGAGCGGCACCTTCGAAGCCGAACAGGCGACCAAGCTCGTGCTCGCCCCGATGATCGTCGCCGGTTTCGGCACGTTCCTCTCGATCCTCGGCATCGGGCTCGTGCGCTGCAAGGAGGGGGCCTCGCAGAAGCAACTGCTTCGCAGCCTGTTGACCGGTACGCTCGGCAGCTCGATTTTCGTGCTGATCGCGTTGCTTTTCCTGATCTTCCTGGACTTCATCAGCTGGGGTGTTTTCGGCGCCGTGGTTTCCGGCCTCGTGGCCGGCGTGATCATCGGTCAGGCGACCGAATACTACACCAGCGCCGAATATAAGCCGACCCGCGGCATCGCCTTCCAGGCGCAGATGGGTCCGGCGACCACGATCATCGACGGTCTTGCGACCGGCATGTACTCGGCCGGGCTCCCGGTCGTCACCATCGTCATCGGCATTCTCTGCGCCTTCGGTTTCGCAGGCGGATTCGGCGATCAGGCCGGTGCGTTTGCGCAGGGGCTCTACGGCGTCGGCTTCGCGGCGGTCGGTATGCTCTCGACCCTCGGAATCACGCTGGCGACCGATGCCTACGGCCCGATTGCGGACAACGCGGGCGGCAACGCCGAAATGTCCGGCCTGCCGCCGGAAGTCCGTCAGCGGACTGACGCGCTCGATTCGCTCGGCAACACGACCGCCGCGACCGGCAAGGGATTCGCGATCGGCTCCGCGGCGCTGACTGCGCTGGCGCTGCTGGCAAGCTTCATCGAAGAAGCGAAAATCTGGATCGGCAAATTCGATTCGGGCCTCGGCGAAGGCATCAACGTCGCCGAAGCGAGCAAGATGTCGCTGCTGAGTTTCGTGGACCAGTACCAGCTGACCATTATGAATCCGCTGCTGCTCGGCGGTCTTTTCCTCGGCGGCATGGTCGCCTTCCTCTTCTGCGCGATGACCATGAAGGCGGTCGGCCGCGCGGCCGGGTCGATGGTCGAGGAGGTCCGTCGCCAGTTCAAGGACAAGCCGGGCATCATGGAAGGCAAGGAGACGCCGGACTACGCGAAATGCGTGGCGATTTCGACCGCCGGCGCCCAGCGTGAAATGATCCTGCCGTCGCTGCTGGCGATCGTGATTCCGGTGGTGACCGGCCTCGTGCTCGGCATTCCGGGCGTGATGGGCCTGCTCGCGGGCGGACTTGCAACCGGTTTCGTTCTCGCGACCATGCTGAACAACGCCGGCGGCGCGTGGGACAACGCGAAGAAATACATCGAAAACGGCGCGCACGGCGGCAAAAAACTGCCGGACGGCAGCAAGAACCCGACCCACGGCGCCGCAGTGATCGGCGACACAGTCGGCGATCCGTGCAAGGATACGAGCGGCCCGGCGCTGAACATCCTGATCAAGCTTATGAGCATGGTCTGCATCGTCTTCGCGCCGGTCATCATCAAATTCTCGCCGACGATCCAGCAGTGGCTGGGCATCAGCGGAATTCTCCAGTAA